The Mangrovibacterium diazotrophicum genome has a segment encoding these proteins:
- a CDS encoding TolC family protein, with amino-acid sequence MKSLINTILFSMLLLGSFQASAQEQLDEYLQTAAENNPGLQASFNEYMAALEAVPQVSSLPDPQIAFGYFINPVETRNGPMKFKLSASQMFPWFGTNGAKEDAANQAAKARYELFLEAKSKLFNDVRNTYFNLYFSNTAIAVTHDNLELLSSLQKLAIIKVEAGTSSLVDEYRIEMEIGDLENQLALLRDKLLAQQVMFNKLLNREREDQIDLPDTLWDEDLPLPKADIRDSILSQNHQLLSLDMQQTAWQYKQEAARKEGAPKIMIGIDYTIIGKGENNMSGKDALMLPQVGITIPLYRNKYRSMINEAVYQETAKANEKLNKSNVLETVFEQSWKDFQDADRRITLNKNQAKLARMSIDLLETEYSNTGANFEEILRMERKLLQYKLELEKARSDKQAAVSFVNYLMGK; translated from the coding sequence ATGAAGAGTTTAATCAATACAATCTTATTCAGTATGCTGTTGCTCGGCTCATTTCAAGCTTCTGCACAGGAACAACTGGATGAATACCTGCAGACGGCAGCCGAAAATAATCCGGGACTGCAGGCCTCATTCAACGAATACATGGCTGCCTTGGAAGCGGTTCCTCAAGTTAGCAGTCTGCCCGACCCGCAAATCGCTTTTGGTTATTTCATCAACCCTGTGGAAACCCGCAACGGACCGATGAAATTTAAACTTTCAGCCTCGCAAATGTTCCCCTGGTTCGGAACAAACGGCGCAAAAGAAGACGCCGCCAACCAGGCAGCAAAAGCCAGGTATGAGCTATTTCTGGAAGCCAAATCCAAGCTTTTCAACGATGTTCGAAATACCTATTTCAACCTGTATTTTTCGAACACTGCCATTGCGGTGACACACGACAACCTCGAATTGCTTTCGTCGTTGCAAAAGCTGGCGATTATTAAAGTTGAAGCAGGTACAAGCTCGCTGGTCGATGAATACCGCATTGAAATGGAAATTGGCGATCTGGAAAATCAGTTGGCTCTGCTACGCGATAAATTGCTTGCTCAGCAAGTCATGTTCAACAAACTGCTGAACCGCGAGCGGGAAGATCAAATCGATTTGCCGGATACACTTTGGGATGAAGACCTTCCCCTCCCCAAAGCCGATATCCGCGACAGCATTTTAAGCCAAAACCATCAGTTGCTTAGTCTGGATATGCAACAAACAGCCTGGCAGTATAAGCAAGAAGCAGCCCGAAAAGAAGGTGCTCCCAAAATTATGATCGGCATTGACTACACCATTATTGGCAAAGGCGAAAACAACATGTCCGGCAAAGACGCATTAATGCTACCCCAAGTCGGCATCACCATTCCGCTTTACCGCAACAAATACCGTTCGATGATCAACGAAGCGGTCTACCAGGAAACGGCCAAAGCCAATGAGAAACTGAATAAATCGAATGTGCTGGAAACCGTTTTCGAGCAGAGCTGGAAAGATTTTCAGGATGCCGATCGGCGGATTACGCTCAATAAAAATCAGGCAAAACTGGCCCGAATGTCCATCGATTTACTGGAAACAGAATACAGCAACACCGGAGCAAATTTTGAGGAAATCCTGCGTATGGAGCGCAAACTGCTTCAATATAAACTGGAACTCGAGAAAGCCCGCTCTGACAAGCAGGCTGCCGTTTCATTTGTAAACTATCTAATGGGAAAATAA
- the rpiA gene encoding ribose-5-phosphate isomerase RpiA, with product MNAKQLVGEKATEYIQDGMIVGLGTGSTAFYAIQKIGQLVKDGLKIKGVPTSKATEKLATELGIPLLNIADVRSIDLTIDGADEFDPNKQLIKGGGGALLREKIVASISKVFICIADASKSSDVLGSFPLPVEVTPFAYQVTAYQLEKLGCTPKLRMQGDQPFVTDNQNYIVDCKFEKIEDPAALTIEINQIPGVVENGLFANIATRIICNTEDGSVQVFE from the coding sequence ATGAATGCAAAACAGCTGGTTGGAGAAAAAGCAACCGAATACATTCAGGATGGTATGATTGTGGGGCTGGGAACCGGTTCTACAGCTTTTTATGCCATTCAAAAAATAGGACAACTGGTCAAAGACGGGTTAAAAATCAAAGGTGTGCCAACTTCGAAAGCAACCGAAAAACTGGCCACAGAATTGGGCATTCCATTGCTGAATATTGCCGATGTTCGCTCCATTGACCTAACCATTGACGGAGCCGACGAATTCGATCCCAACAAGCAGCTTATTAAAGGTGGCGGTGGTGCTTTGCTGCGCGAGAAAATTGTTGCCAGCATTAGCAAAGTTTTCATTTGTATTGCCGATGCCAGTAAAAGTTCAGATGTTTTGGGCAGCTTCCCGCTTCCGGTTGAAGTAACGCCATTTGCATACCAGGTTACTGCTTACCAACTCGAAAAATTAGGATGTACTCCCAAATTGCGCATGCAGGGCGATCAGCCTTTTGTGACCGACAACCAGAATTACATCGTTGATTGTAAATTCGAAAAAATTGAAGATCCCGCAGCGTTGACGATCGAAATCAATCAGATCCCCGGAGTGGTTGAAAATGGCTTGTTTGCCAATATTGCAACCCGTATTATTTGCAACACAGAAGATGGATCTGTTCAGGTCTTTGAATAG
- a CDS encoding 3-keto-disaccharide hydrolase encodes MQNFRFTTIIILLLSSTTIFAQKSVSLFNGDNLKGWYAFSSEDGKLKNGEELFVVSDNTIHLYGKKAGYLMTEKSFSNFQLKAEFRWNTDENVERKSQKKNSGLMYLVPKSAKDTLWPQGIQFQIKEGATGDFILLQNVSLEKDGARNEPGRSVAIGKNEDAENTAGDWNTIEILVENGLIKQYLNGKLVNDGSYPSVTKGRILLQYEGYPIDFRSIEITKL; translated from the coding sequence ATGCAAAATTTCAGATTCACTACGATAATCATTCTTCTACTCTCGAGCACTACTATTTTCGCGCAAAAATCTGTTTCATTGTTCAATGGCGACAATCTGAAAGGCTGGTACGCATTCTCGTCTGAAGATGGAAAGTTAAAAAACGGAGAAGAACTCTTTGTTGTATCCGACAACACAATTCATCTTTATGGTAAAAAAGCGGGCTACCTGATGACCGAAAAGTCGTTCAGCAACTTTCAATTGAAAGCTGAATTTCGTTGGAATACCGATGAAAATGTTGAACGAAAAAGCCAAAAGAAAAACAGCGGTTTGATGTACCTGGTGCCGAAGTCGGCAAAAGACACGCTTTGGCCACAGGGAATTCAGTTCCAGATAAAAGAAGGTGCAACCGGTGATTTCATTTTGCTGCAAAACGTATCACTGGAAAAAGACGGAGCCCGCAACGAACCGGGACGCAGTGTTGCCATCGGTAAAAATGAGGACGCGGAAAATACAGCCGGCGATTGGAACACGATCGAAATCCTGGTAGAAAATGGCTTGATCAAACAGTACCTGAACGGGAAACTGGTCAACGACGGCAGCTATCCGTCGGTAACGAAAGGGAGGATTCTGCTGCAGTATGAAGGCTACCCTATCGATTTTAGAAGCATTGAGATAACAAAATTATAA
- a CDS encoding efflux RND transporter periplasmic adaptor subunit, whose product MKNFIQKIKENYGLVIVVLIVGLLLGWLISPSGEAPSSTETAVHEDHDHESEAETWTCSMHPQIRMDHPGKCPICSMDLIPLSSMQSDEETANPNDIVMTESAAKLAAVQTIVVGKGAAEKQIYLQGKVQADERNLAEMTARFGGRIEKLFVNFTGQHVRKGEKLATIYSPDLITAQRELLEATKLKDSRPSLYKASREKLKLWDLTEDQISSIEKAGEPKTYFDILATISGTVMARHVAVGDYVKKGEPLFQLINLSQVWILFDAYESDLPWLRVGDPVNFTVQALPGKEFNGKISYIDPFMSGSSRVAKVRVVVSNPQQSLKPEMFVNGIVESDKAEKSNELLIPKSAVLWTGKRSVVYVKVPNTTNPTFSFREIELGPETGNYYVVANGLNEGEEVAVNGVFKIDAAAQLQGLPSMMNPQGEESEAGQMPGMDMPKTNSTTEHAMFKVSGNCDMCKDRIETAANRIDGVLSANWDPDKQMLHLNFDPKKTSTDEVQKAVAAAGHDTEKYKAPDSVYNELPECCLYRDESHD is encoded by the coding sequence ATGAAAAATTTCATACAAAAAATAAAAGAAAACTACGGATTGGTCATCGTAGTTTTAATCGTTGGCTTACTGCTCGGATGGCTCATCAGTCCTTCCGGCGAAGCGCCTTCAAGCACAGAAACAGCAGTTCATGAAGACCATGATCACGAAAGCGAAGCTGAAACCTGGACCTGCTCCATGCACCCGCAAATCCGCATGGATCATCCCGGGAAATGCCCCATTTGCTCCATGGATCTAATCCCGCTCAGTTCGATGCAATCGGACGAAGAAACAGCAAACCCGAATGATATTGTGATGACCGAATCGGCTGCAAAACTGGCGGCCGTTCAAACCATCGTTGTCGGCAAAGGTGCTGCAGAAAAGCAAATTTACCTGCAGGGTAAAGTACAGGCCGACGAACGCAATCTTGCAGAAATGACAGCACGATTCGGTGGTCGTATTGAAAAACTGTTTGTGAATTTTACCGGGCAGCACGTCCGGAAGGGAGAAAAACTGGCTACGATCTACTCTCCCGATCTGATCACCGCTCAGCGTGAGCTGTTGGAGGCAACGAAGTTAAAAGACTCCCGACCTTCATTGTACAAAGCATCTCGCGAAAAGCTAAAACTCTGGGATTTGACCGAGGACCAGATCTCTTCGATTGAAAAAGCAGGTGAACCCAAAACTTACTTCGACATCCTGGCGACCATTTCCGGAACAGTGATGGCGCGCCATGTTGCAGTTGGCGATTACGTCAAAAAGGGAGAACCTTTGTTCCAACTTATCAACCTGTCGCAGGTCTGGATTTTGTTTGACGCCTACGAAAGCGATCTTCCCTGGCTGCGGGTTGGCGATCCTGTCAACTTCACGGTTCAGGCGCTTCCGGGCAAGGAATTCAACGGCAAAATAAGCTACATCGACCCGTTTATGAGTGGTTCCAGTCGAGTTGCTAAAGTACGAGTAGTTGTTAGCAACCCGCAACAAAGCCTGAAACCTGAGATGTTTGTCAATGGCATTGTAGAATCGGATAAGGCTGAAAAAAGTAATGAGCTACTGATTCCCAAATCCGCGGTGCTCTGGACCGGGAAACGCTCGGTAGTCTATGTGAAAGTACCCAACACGACAAACCCAACATTCAGCTTCCGCGAAATTGAATTGGGACCGGAAACCGGGAACTATTATGTGGTTGCCAACGGCTTAAACGAAGGCGAAGAAGTTGCTGTTAACGGCGTATTTAAAATTGATGCCGCTGCCCAGCTGCAAGGACTGCCCAGCATGATGAATCCTCAAGGTGAAGAATCCGAAGCCGGACAAATGCCAGGGATGGACATGCCAAAAACAAATTCGACTACAGAACACGCGATGTTTAAAGTGTCCGGTAATTGTGATATGTGCAAAGACCGAATTGAGACTGCTGCCAATCGTATTGACGGCGTTCTGTCGGCCAATTGGGACCCCGACAAGCAGATGCTGCATCTCAATTTCGATCCGAAAAAGACTTCTACAGATGAAGTTCAAAAGGCGGTTGCTGCAGCAGGTCACGACACCGAAAAGTACAAGGCACCAGATTCAGTTTACAACGAACTACCCGAGTGCTGCTTGTACCGGGACGAAAGTCACGATTAA
- a CDS encoding heavy-metal-associated domain-containing protein, with protein sequence MKTKALSLVTLFLLGTATVFAASKTEKFKVYGNCGMCEKTIEKAALSVDGVTAADWNKETKQMEVTFDDAKTDVHKVHMAIAKAGYDTDMHKATDEAYEALPGCCQYDRTTEEPETK encoded by the coding sequence ATGAAAACAAAAGCATTAAGCTTAGTTACCCTGTTCCTGTTGGGAACAGCAACTGTTTTTGCAGCCAGCAAAACAGAGAAATTTAAAGTATACGGCAATTGCGGCATGTGCGAAAAAACAATTGAGAAAGCCGCCTTGTCAGTTGATGGCGTTACAGCAGCTGATTGGAACAAAGAAACCAAGCAAATGGAGGTGACATTCGACGATGCTAAAACGGATGTACACAAAGTGCATATGGCCATCGCCAAAGCAGGTTACGATACCGACATGCATAAAGCTACTGATGAAGCTTATGAAGCCTTACCTGGTTGTTGCCAATATGACCGCACCACGGAAGAACCGGAAACGAAGTAA
- a CDS encoding aldose epimerase family protein: MRKLPLLFLVLAFACQQPAKKEQMPYTKADFETTVDGKQTSLYILENANGMKVAITNYGGKIVSIFAPDRDGNMADVNLGWKSIQEYLDVNNEYGAIIGPYANRIGNATFTIDTTTYQLPANDHGNCLHNGLIGFKHSIFDAEEKVTDDGQAVVMTIHSPDGQFGFPGNKDVKVTYTLTADNELKIDYEATTDKPCPFNLTNHAYFNLKGEGNGDILSHVMYLDADSTTVIDEELIPTGEIASIKGTDLDFTTPTPIGERINSDYEPIKIGLGYDHNYILNKDQNAGELTLAGSLYEPESGRYMEIFTTEPAIQFYSGNFQDGSVTGKYGKKFDYRTGLCLETQHYPDSPNHANFPNTILMPGDTLHSTTIYKFSAK; this comes from the coding sequence ATGAGAAAGTTACCTCTTCTTTTTTTGGTGTTGGCTTTTGCCTGTCAACAACCAGCCAAGAAAGAGCAAATGCCCTACACAAAAGCCGATTTTGAAACGACTGTAGATGGCAAGCAAACATCCCTTTACATTTTGGAAAATGCCAACGGCATGAAGGTCGCCATCACCAATTACGGCGGTAAAATTGTTTCTATTTTTGCGCCCGACCGCGACGGAAATATGGCCGACGTGAATTTGGGATGGAAGTCGATTCAGGAATACCTGGACGTAAATAACGAGTATGGTGCTATTATTGGACCGTACGCGAACCGGATTGGCAACGCAACATTTACGATTGATACAACAACTTACCAACTGCCGGCCAACGATCATGGCAACTGCCTGCACAACGGACTGATTGGTTTTAAACACAGTATTTTTGATGCTGAGGAAAAAGTAACTGACGATGGTCAGGCGGTGGTGATGACGATTCATAGCCCAGACGGACAATTTGGTTTCCCCGGAAACAAAGACGTAAAAGTGACTTATACTTTGACTGCCGACAATGAGTTGAAGATTGACTACGAAGCAACTACGGATAAACCATGTCCTTTCAACCTGACGAATCACGCTTACTTCAACCTAAAAGGTGAAGGAAATGGCGATATTTTAAGTCATGTAATGTATTTGGACGCCGACTCGACAACTGTAATCGACGAGGAATTGATTCCAACGGGTGAGATTGCTTCCATTAAAGGAACTGATCTGGATTTTACGACTCCAACGCCAATTGGCGAACGTATCAATTCTGATTATGAACCGATCAAAATTGGTTTGGGATACGACCACAACTACATTTTGAATAAAGATCAGAATGCGGGAGAGCTGACTTTGGCTGGTAGCCTTTACGAGCCGGAATCGGGACGTTACATGGAAATTTTCACAACCGAACCGGCGATCCAGTTTTACTCTGGTAACTTCCAGGATGGATCGGTAACTGGTAAATATGGTAAGAAATTTGATTACAGAACCGGTTTGTGTCTGGAAACACAGCACTATCCGGATTCACCAAATCATGCGAATTTCCCAAATACGATTTTAATGCCGGGTGATACGCTGCATTCAACAACGATTTATAAGTTTTCGGCTAAATAA
- a CDS encoding HYC_CC_PP family protein has product MIRKISHITIVFLLLVLTMGFTVSKHYCGETLVDVSVVTGNASGCSDDDSSCDMGSCCHNENHVYQLQEDYTSPLVLDHVTFFPIELATLSLELLHESHLSEENTEISYDESPPPKLVSELLSDIQVYRL; this is encoded by the coding sequence ATGATCCGAAAAATCAGTCATATTACCATTGTTTTCCTGTTGTTAGTTCTAACAATGGGATTCACGGTTTCCAAGCACTACTGCGGCGAAACTCTGGTTGATGTGTCTGTTGTAACTGGAAACGCCAGCGGCTGCTCCGACGATGATTCATCTTGCGATATGGGCAGTTGCTGCCATAACGAAAACCACGTCTACCAGTTGCAGGAAGACTACACTTCTCCCCTGGTGTTGGACCATGTTACTTTCTTCCCGATTGAATTAGCCACGCTTTCGCTGGAATTACTCCATGAAAGCCATCTATCCGAAGAAAATACAGAAATCTCCTACGACGAATCACCACCACCCAAGTTGGTGAGCGAGCTACTTTCCGATATCCAGGTTTATCGTTTATGA
- a CDS encoding efflux RND transporter permease subunit — MLNRIIRFFLENKLVTFLILFVIIGWGIVNSPFGWNTGILPSDPVPVDAIPDIGENQQIVYTEWPGRSPQDIEDQISYPLTTSLLGIPGVKTIRSSSIFGLSSIYIIFDEGVDFYWSRTRILEKLNSLPTGTLPSDVTPALGPDASALGQIYWYTLEGRDKDGKPAGGWDPQELRSVQDYYVRYGLTSAQGVAEVASIGGFVKEYQVDIDPNAMKANGVNVMQIMSAVKNSNLDIGARTLEYNRAEYLIRALGYIENIKDLEESVVAVHDNVPIRIKDVAKVNFGPATRRGGLDKGGAEAVGGVVVARYGANPMQTIENLKAKIAEIAPGLPSKILADGTISKVTIVPFYDRTGLIKETLGTLEEALSLEILISIIVVIVLVLNLRASFLISSLLPIGVLMTFIFMRRFGVDANIVALSGIAIAIGVMVDVGVVFTENIIRHLEMPDNLGVKGKKLLTVIYDATVEVAGAVITALATTVISFLPVFAMEAAEGKLFKPLAFTKTFAMLSALFIGLVFIPAFANVVFSIRFDKRKLKIVFNSILIGAGILLPIISGIWIALALVAIGVNNLQEYRWPENRRQFANYINVGITLAVVVFFMTKAWMPMGAQNSMLANFLFAIAVIGVVLGSLMTIVHFYSSILKWCLAHKWTFLSIPIFVVILGIVIWQGFNKTFGFMPDFVKETKTWQAANDRFPGIGKEFMPTLDEGSFLLMPTTMPHSGIQENLEVIAMLDKKVNAIPEVENVVGKWGRVNSALDPAPVSMYENIINYKPEYILNEDGHRMRFKVNKDDAYVLKDGSVYNPKEDGFRLIDKDELVEDKNGEYFRQWRENINSPDDIWQEIIKQATIPGLTSAPKLQPIQTRLVMLQTGMRAPMGIKVFGADLETIEKVGYELEDELKHVEGVEPMSVFADRVVGKPYIELKINREAIARYGLTVQGLQSVIGSAVGGMQLTTTVEGRERYPVRVRYAREFRDNPDDLKKVLIPTPAGVQVPLGELVDIQYTRGPQMIKSEDTFLVGYVIFDKKPGYAEVDVVENAQKYLQDKIDSGEITIPSGVKYVFTGNYENEIRATNRLLIVVPISLILIFLILYFQFKSVTMSAMTFSGILVAFSGGFLMLWLYGQSWFMNFSVGGINIRDMFQMGTVNLSVAVWVGFIALFGVATDDGVIMGTYLKQVFGRNKPETVGEIRQSILEAGSQRVRPAMMTAATTIIALIPVLTSTGKGSDIMVPMAIPSFGGMIIQVMTMFVVPVLFSMWQESKLKRELKKAKS; from the coding sequence ATGCTCAACAGAATAATTCGTTTCTTTTTAGAAAACAAGCTGGTTACTTTCCTCATCCTGTTCGTGATTATCGGCTGGGGAATTGTGAATTCACCATTTGGATGGAACACCGGAATTTTGCCGTCCGACCCGGTCCCGGTCGATGCCATCCCCGACATTGGCGAGAACCAACAAATTGTATATACCGAGTGGCCGGGACGCAGTCCGCAGGATATCGAGGACCAGATTTCATACCCGCTCACCACCTCACTTTTGGGAATTCCCGGGGTGAAAACCATCCGGAGTAGTTCGATCTTCGGCTTATCCAGTATCTATATCATTTTTGATGAAGGTGTAGATTTTTACTGGAGCCGCACCCGGATCCTCGAAAAACTAAACTCATTGCCGACAGGTACATTGCCTTCCGACGTCACTCCAGCATTGGGGCCTGATGCCAGCGCGCTTGGGCAAATTTACTGGTACACACTCGAAGGGCGCGACAAAGACGGTAAACCGGCTGGCGGTTGGGATCCGCAGGAACTTCGCTCTGTTCAGGATTACTATGTTCGATATGGATTGACTTCGGCGCAGGGAGTTGCCGAAGTAGCTTCGATTGGCGGATTCGTAAAAGAATACCAGGTCGATATCGACCCGAATGCCATGAAGGCCAACGGGGTGAATGTCATGCAAATCATGAGTGCGGTGAAAAACAGCAACCTCGATATCGGTGCCCGAACCCTCGAATACAACAGGGCCGAATACCTGATCCGCGCGCTCGGATACATTGAAAATATCAAGGATCTGGAGGAAAGTGTAGTGGCTGTTCACGACAATGTCCCGATCCGCATAAAAGATGTGGCCAAAGTGAATTTTGGTCCCGCTACCCGCCGTGGAGGACTTGATAAGGGCGGGGCCGAAGCAGTTGGCGGTGTGGTTGTGGCGCGCTATGGTGCCAACCCAATGCAGACCATTGAAAACCTGAAGGCCAAAATTGCTGAGATTGCTCCCGGTTTGCCCTCGAAAATATTAGCCGACGGTACCATTTCGAAAGTCACCATCGTCCCTTTTTACGATCGCACCGGGCTGATTAAAGAAACGCTGGGAACCTTGGAAGAGGCGCTTTCGCTCGAAATCCTCATCAGTATTATCGTCGTGATCGTCCTGGTGCTAAACCTCAGGGCCTCGTTCCTCATTTCCAGCTTGCTTCCCATCGGGGTGTTGATGACATTCATTTTTATGCGGCGATTTGGGGTGGATGCCAACATCGTGGCCTTGTCTGGTATAGCCATTGCCATCGGGGTGATGGTGGATGTCGGGGTCGTATTTACCGAGAACATCATCCGACATTTGGAGATGCCCGATAACCTGGGAGTAAAAGGCAAAAAATTGCTGACAGTCATTTACGATGCGACCGTTGAAGTTGCGGGAGCGGTAATCACCGCCCTGGCGACGACAGTTATTAGTTTCTTGCCGGTTTTCGCTATGGAAGCGGCCGAAGGAAAATTATTCAAGCCATTGGCATTCACAAAAACTTTTGCCATGCTATCGGCCTTGTTCATTGGCTTGGTTTTCATCCCTGCTTTCGCCAATGTGGTTTTCTCCATCCGTTTTGACAAACGTAAATTGAAAATTGTCTTCAACAGCATCCTGATCGGTGCTGGCATCCTGCTCCCCATTATTTCAGGGATCTGGATTGCACTGGCACTAGTTGCCATCGGAGTTAACAACCTGCAGGAATACCGTTGGCCGGAAAATCGCAGACAATTTGCCAATTATATCAACGTGGGCATTACACTCGCCGTTGTTGTGTTTTTCATGACGAAGGCCTGGATGCCCATGGGGGCTCAAAACTCCATGTTGGCCAACTTCCTGTTTGCCATTGCCGTAATCGGCGTCGTTCTGGGTTCGCTCATGACCATCGTACATTTTTATTCCTCCATACTGAAATGGTGCCTGGCACACAAATGGACCTTCCTGAGCATCCCTATTTTTGTGGTTATCCTGGGGATTGTCATTTGGCAGGGTTTCAACAAAACCTTTGGTTTCATGCCCGACTTTGTAAAAGAAACCAAGACCTGGCAGGCTGCCAACGACCGGTTCCCGGGAATTGGGAAAGAATTCATGCCAACGCTCGATGAAGGATCGTTCCTTCTGATGCCAACGACCATGCCCCACTCCGGTATTCAGGAAAACCTAGAAGTAATAGCCATGCTGGACAAAAAGGTAAATGCCATTCCTGAAGTTGAAAACGTCGTGGGTAAATGGGGACGTGTAAATTCAGCATTGGACCCGGCACCTGTCTCCATGTACGAAAACATCATCAATTATAAACCGGAATATATCCTTAACGAAGACGGGCACCGCATGCGTTTTAAAGTGAATAAAGACGATGCCTATGTATTGAAAGACGGCTCTGTCTACAATCCGAAGGAAGATGGATTTCGACTGATTGATAAAGATGAACTCGTTGAAGATAAAAACGGGGAATACTTCCGGCAATGGCGCGAAAACATCAACTCGCCCGACGATATCTGGCAGGAAATCATCAAACAAGCCACCATTCCCGGCCTGACATCAGCTCCGAAGTTGCAGCCCATCCAAACACGTTTGGTGATGTTGCAAACCGGTATGCGCGCACCAATGGGTATCAAAGTGTTCGGTGCCGATTTGGAGACGATTGAAAAAGTAGGTTACGAATTGGAGGATGAACTGAAACATGTGGAAGGTGTGGAGCCCATGTCGGTCTTTGCTGACCGGGTGGTTGGAAAACCGTATATCGAGCTGAAGATAAACCGGGAGGCTATTGCCCGTTACGGACTGACCGTTCAGGGCTTGCAATCTGTTATAGGAAGCGCGGTTGGCGGCATGCAATTAACCACCACAGTGGAAGGACGAGAACGCTATCCGGTCCGGGTGCGCTATGCCCGCGAGTTCCGCGACAATCCGGATGATCTGAAGAAAGTCCTCATCCCCACCCCTGCCGGCGTTCAGGTTCCGCTGGGCGAGCTGGTCGACATCCAATACACCCGCGGACCGCAGATGATTAAAAGTGAAGACACCTTTCTGGTTGGCTATGTCATTTTCGACAAAAAGCCCGGTTACGCCGAGGTAGACGTGGTTGAAAACGCCCAAAAATATCTCCAGGATAAGATTGATAGTGGCGAGATCACGATTCCTTCCGGCGTCAAATATGTTTTCACGGGGAACTATGAGAACGAAATCCGGGCAACGAACCGCTTGCTGATTGTGGTACCGATTTCCCTGATCCTGATATTCCTGATTTTATACTTTCAGTTTAAATCAGTCACTATGTCGGCCATGACCTTCTCCGGAATCCTGGTTGCCTTTTCCGGCGGCTTCCTCATGCTCTGGCTCTACGGCCAAAGTTGGTTTATGAACTTCAGCGTGGGCGGCATCAATATCCGCGACATGTTTCAGATGGGCACCGTCAACCTGAGTGTCGCTGTTTGGGTCGGCTTCATTGCCCTGTTTGGGGTCGCCACCGACGATGGTGTGATTATGGGAACTTACCTGAAGCAAGTGTTTGGCCGAAACAAACCCGAGACCGTCGGCGAAATTCGACAGTCTATCCTGGAAGCCGGATCGCAGCGGGTTCGCCCGGCGATGATGACGGCAGCAACCACCATCATTGCGCTGATTCCGGTACTCACCTCAACCGGCAAAGGTTCCGACATCATGGTCCCGATGGCCATCCCCTCTTTCGGGGGGATGATTATCCAGGTGATGACCATGTTCGTCGTTCCCGTTCTGTTCAGCATGTGGCAGGAAAGTAAACTGAAGCGTGAACTTAAAAAAGCAAAGTCATGA